From one Rhizobium rosettiformans genomic stretch:
- the pepT gene encoding peptidase T → MTDTVLDRFLRYVVIDTQSDPASQSQPSTEKQKDLGRLLVAELLALGLTDAHLDEHGNVYATIPSNTDRDVPVICFCSHMDTAPDFTGTNVKPQLVRNYQGGDITLTGDTSQVIRVASHPELKNQIGNDIVTTDGTTLLGADDKAGVAEIMTAAAHLMANPDIKHGTIKILFTTDEEIGRGADKVDLEKLGARFAYTLDGSTVGEIENETFSADGVVIEITGVAMHPGYAKGKMENAIKAASDIVARLPRDIAPETTEGRQGFIHPVDMTGSMEAAKLQLIVRDFTEAGLKEKEELLEKITRDVMATYPGSSHTLKVKHQYRNMKEVLDRHPEIMENLEEAVRRVGLEPVRHSIRGGTDGSRLSFMGLPCPNIYTGGHAYHSPLEWVSVQDMEKAVETIVALVRVWEERAA, encoded by the coding sequence ATGACCGACACCGTTCTCGACCGCTTCCTCCGCTATGTCGTCATTGACACCCAGTCTGATCCAGCCTCGCAGAGCCAGCCTTCGACGGAGAAGCAGAAGGATCTCGGACGCCTGCTGGTGGCAGAACTTCTGGCGCTTGGCCTTACAGACGCCCATCTCGACGAGCATGGCAACGTCTATGCGACGATCCCATCCAATACGGACAGGGACGTGCCGGTCATCTGCTTCTGCAGCCACATGGACACCGCACCCGACTTCACCGGTACGAACGTCAAGCCGCAGCTGGTGCGCAACTACCAGGGCGGCGACATCACGCTGACCGGCGACACCAGTCAGGTGATCCGTGTCGCCTCCCATCCGGAGCTGAAGAACCAGATTGGCAACGACATCGTCACCACCGACGGCACGACGCTGCTCGGCGCCGACGACAAGGCAGGTGTGGCCGAGATCATGACGGCCGCCGCCCATCTGATGGCGAACCCAGACATCAAGCACGGCACGATCAAGATCCTCTTCACGACGGACGAGGAAATCGGTCGCGGCGCGGACAAGGTGGACCTCGAAAAGCTCGGCGCCCGCTTCGCCTATACGCTCGATGGCTCGACCGTCGGCGAGATCGAGAACGAGACCTTTTCCGCCGATGGTGTCGTGATCGAGATTACCGGCGTCGCCATGCATCCGGGTTATGCCAAGGGCAAGATGGAGAACGCCATCAAGGCCGCAAGCGACATCGTCGCCCGCCTGCCGCGCGACATCGCACCGGAGACCACCGAGGGACGCCAGGGTTTCATCCACCCTGTCGACATGACAGGCAGCATGGAGGCGGCGAAGCTTCAGCTCATCGTCAGAGACTTCACCGAAGCCGGCCTGAAGGAGAAGGAAGAGCTGCTGGAAAAGATCACCCGGGACGTCATGGCGACCTATCCGGGCTCGAGCCACACGCTCAAGGTCAAGCACCAGTATCGCAATATGAAAGAGGTCCTCGATCGCCATCCGGAGATCATGGAGAATCTCGAGGAAGCCGTGCGCCGCGTCGGATTGGAACCCGTCCGCCACAGCATTCGCGGCGGCACCGACGGCTCGCGGCTTTCTTTCATGGGCCTGCCCTGCCCCAACATCTACACTGGCGGCCACGCCTATCACTCGCCGCTCGAATGGGTGAGCGTCCAGGACATGGAAAAGGCCGTCGAGACGATCGTCGCTCTCGTGCGGGTATGGGAAGAGCGGGCAGCGTGA
- a CDS encoding ATP-binding protein: MKVGIDMGTVQGGQPAKLDIEELLATRLLVQGNSGSGKSHLLRRLLEQSAQWVQQVIIDPEGDFVTLSDKYGHVVVDGERTEAELAGIADRIRRHRVSCVLTLEGLDVEQQMRAAGAFLNGLFDADREFWYPVLVVVDEAQMFAPAVGGDVSEDARKMSLGAMTNLMCRGRKRGLAGVIATQRLAKLAKNVAAEASNFLMGRTFLDIDMARAADLLGMDRRQAEMFRDLQRGNFVALGPAMSRRPLPIVIGAVETSARSSSPMLMPLPDALPDVEDLIFTPDPEEFTRPIVRRAPPAPRPTTDILAELSRSTPASLAPSSSEAPSRGAEMSAEEREDRLSAVLAEILGDPQAAYRTDSVLYQEFLVRARMRRVSGPPMPMGEFRRRVAIARAGVDEETAASEGWQTALSLSVRVSDDLQGVFLLLAKAALRNEECPSDQRIARAYGTHSARRARRLLGYFEEQGLVVVHTDFSGKRIVAFPDLEAETQPGDPNQVDAEEQTPSAAE, encoded by the coding sequence TTGAAGGTCGGAATCGATATGGGAACGGTGCAGGGGGGACAGCCTGCCAAGCTCGATATCGAGGAGCTTCTCGCCACGCGCCTTCTGGTGCAGGGCAATTCGGGCTCGGGAAAATCGCATTTGCTGCGCCGCCTGCTGGAGCAGTCTGCCCAGTGGGTACAGCAGGTCATCATCGACCCCGAGGGTGATTTCGTCACGCTTTCCGACAAGTATGGCCATGTCGTCGTCGACGGCGAGCGCACTGAAGCCGAACTTGCCGGTATCGCCGACCGTATCCGCCGCCACCGTGTTTCCTGCGTGCTGACGCTGGAAGGTCTCGATGTCGAACAGCAGATGCGTGCGGCCGGCGCCTTCCTCAACGGTCTCTTCGATGCCGATCGCGAGTTCTGGTATCCGGTGCTTGTTGTCGTTGACGAAGCGCAGATGTTTGCGCCGGCCGTCGGCGGTGACGTCTCTGAAGATGCGCGCAAGATGTCGCTTGGCGCCATGACCAACCTGATGTGCCGTGGCCGTAAGCGCGGGCTTGCCGGCGTGATCGCGACGCAGCGTTTGGCAAAGCTTGCGAAGAACGTCGCGGCCGAAGCCTCCAACTTCCTGATGGGCCGTACCTTCCTCGATATCGACATGGCGCGTGCCGCTGACCTGCTCGGCATGGACCGTCGCCAGGCGGAGATGTTCCGCGATTTACAGCGCGGCAATTTCGTGGCGCTGGGTCCTGCCATGTCGCGTCGTCCGCTGCCGATCGTCATTGGGGCGGTCGAAACGTCGGCGCGTTCGTCGTCGCCCATGCTGATGCCGCTGCCGGATGCACTGCCAGATGTCGAAGACCTGATCTTCACGCCGGACCCGGAAGAGTTCACGCGGCCGATCGTCCGCCGCGCTCCACCGGCACCCCGTCCGACGACGGATATTCTGGCCGAACTTTCCCGCTCGACGCCGGCTTCACTGGCGCCCTCCTCGAGTGAGGCGCCCAGCCGTGGTGCTGAAATGTCGGCCGAGGAGCGGGAGGACCGGCTGTCCGCGGTGCTTGCCGAAATCCTCGGCGATCCGCAGGCCGCCTATCGCACCGACAGCGTGCTCTACCAGGAGTTCCTGGTGCGCGCCCGCATGCGCCGCGTCTCCGGTCCGCCAATGCCGATGGGTGAGTTCCGGCGCCGGGTGGCGATCGCCAGGGCAGGGGTCGATGAGGAGACGGCTGCAAGCGAGGGCTGGCAGACGGCACTGTCGCTGTCCGTCCGCGTTTCCGACGATTTGCAGGGCGTGTTCCTGCTGCTCGCCAAGGCCGCCCTCCGCAACGAGGAATGCCCCTCAGATCAGCGGATCGCGCGAGCCTATGGCACCCATTCGGCCCGTCGTGCCAGGCGTCTTCTCGGCTATTTCGAGGAACAGGGGCTGGTCGTCGTGCACACCGACTTTTCCGGCAAGCGCATTGTCGCCTTTCCCGATCTCGAAGCCGAGACTCAGCCCGGCGATCCGAACCAGGTGGATGCCGAAGAGCAGACGCCATCGGCTGCCGAGTAA
- a CDS encoding MFS transporter, whose product MSPKLIIMAAFFLQPIAFGSWLPQIPGVQERLSLGPAELAMALLGLPTGILLMLPFAGQLVSRIGSRNTLIFGFPVFLALVPLPVAAPGLVSLFFLLVLLGIGLATIELGLNVQADVIEKRGTASIMNRCHGFWSLGIMTGSLIGAGFLALQTSPFVAIGLLSLFLVPISVMVCRALPVYEAPVTEAQPRSSWRRPSPGILGISLFVFGITMTEGAVADWSAVYLKDVFATSGMATGMGYVVFAMMVSLGRFVGDAAKERFGSVMLARVCLVFALSGMVVVVFAPVTPLVYLGLACVGLGVSVGFPLAVTAAADLGDRPAAENVAILSFIALLGFLVGPPMIGFVAEVLDLRSGLATLLPALLLSILLAGLLRQRRGA is encoded by the coding sequence ATGTCTCCCAAGCTCATCATCATGGCAGCCTTCTTTCTGCAGCCGATCGCTTTCGGCAGCTGGTTGCCGCAGATCCCTGGCGTTCAGGAGCGGCTGTCGCTCGGTCCGGCCGAACTCGCCATGGCATTGCTCGGTCTGCCAACCGGCATCCTGCTGATGCTGCCCTTTGCCGGACAGCTTGTCAGCCGGATCGGCAGTCGGAACACTTTGATCTTCGGGTTTCCGGTGTTTCTGGCGCTCGTGCCGCTGCCTGTGGCTGCGCCCGGTCTCGTCTCCTTGTTCTTTCTGCTCGTGCTTCTCGGGATCGGCCTCGCGACGATCGAACTCGGGCTCAATGTCCAGGCGGACGTGATCGAGAAGCGCGGCACCGCATCGATCATGAACCGTTGCCACGGTTTCTGGAGCCTCGGCATCATGACGGGCAGCCTCATCGGTGCCGGTTTCCTTGCGCTTCAGACATCGCCCTTTGTGGCGATCGGTCTGCTGTCGCTCTTCCTGGTCCCGATTTCAGTGATGGTTTGTCGCGCACTGCCCGTCTACGAGGCTCCCGTGACCGAAGCGCAGCCGCGCTCGTCGTGGCGGCGCCCAAGCCCCGGTATTCTCGGCATCAGCCTCTTCGTCTTCGGGATCACGATGACGGAAGGAGCGGTCGCCGACTGGTCCGCCGTCTACCTCAAGGATGTGTTTGCGACGTCGGGCATGGCAACCGGCATGGGTTATGTCGTCTTCGCCATGATGGTTTCGCTCGGGCGATTTGTCGGTGATGCGGCAAAGGAGCGGTTCGGGTCGGTCATGCTTGCCCGGGTTTGCCTCGTCTTTGCCCTTTCCGGTATGGTTGTCGTGGTTTTCGCGCCGGTCACGCCGCTTGTTTATCTGGGGCTCGCCTGCGTCGGGCTCGGCGTCTCCGTTGGATTTCCGCTTGCGGTGACAGCGGCAGCCGATCTCGGCGACCGTCCGGCGGCGGAGAATGTTGCGATCTTGAGCTTCATTGCGCTTCTCGGCTTCTTGGTCGGGCCGCCGATGATCGGTTTCGTTGCCGAGGTGCTCGATCTTCGCAGCGGGCTTGCCACGCTGCTGCCGGCACTGCTACTCAGCATCCTGCTTGCCGGACTGTTGCGTCAGCGCCGGGGCGCCTGA
- a CDS encoding DUF1127 domain-containing protein — translation MHKNQSIVEMPLAERMDELLERFGSWRLLAALVRANWRRRQIRNLASHLSPQLRRDIGLPEEEVIYPRRLTALDMSLWHIRK, via the coding sequence ATGCACAAAAATCAATCTATAGTTGAGATGCCGCTGGCCGAGCGGATGGATGAGCTTCTCGAGCGTTTCGGCTCCTGGCGGTTGCTGGCCGCTCTGGTCAGGGCGAACTGGAGACGGCGGCAGATCCGCAATCTGGCGTCCCATCTGTCACCCCAGCTGCGGCGCGACATCGGGCTTCCGGAAGAGGAGGTGATCTATCCTCGTCGCCTGACGGCACTGGATATGTCCCTGTGGCACATCCGGAAGTGA